Genomic segment of Mycolicibacterium sarraceniae:
TACCGATGTACCAATCATGATCATCGCCGTCGGCAGTGCCGCACAGGCGCAACGCGCGCTACCCGAACTCGAAGCCCTGATGAACGAGCCGCTGGTGACGGTGGAGCGTGTCCAGGTGTGCAAGCGCGACGGCCAGCTGCTGACCCGTCCACCAGCGCTGCCCGCGGTGGATGCTCATGGCCGGGAATTGCGCCAGAAGCTCACCGTCCACACCGACGAGTCGACCCACCACGATGGGGCGCCGATCCACCGAGTGCTGGTGCGGCGGCTGTGGGAGTCGGAGATCGTCGGCGGCGCCACGGTGCTGCGCGGTATCTGGGGCTTCCACGGTGACCACAAACCTCACGGCGACAAGCTGATTCAATACGGCCGCCAGGTGCCGGTGACCACCATCGTCATCGACACCCCCGAGGTCATCGCGCGGGCCTTCGACATCGTCGACGAGGTCACCGGCCGCCATGGTCTGGTGACCTCCGAGATGGTGCCCGCCCAGTTGATACTCGACGGCGATGTGCGCCGGGGCGCGACCGACCTGGCTGACTACCTGTACTGAGTGATCAGCTGTCGGCCAGGACCGTCAGCAAGACCACCGAGTCCTCGACCGCATGCAGGCCGTGCCGTTCCTTCGGGACGACCAGCAGATCGCCCTCGCGACCCTCCCAGGATTCATCAGCGTCTGGCGTAGCTGATGATCGTGGCCGGCGCGGCGCGCCCACTGTTCGACGAGCGGGCCGCGGCCAGCCCTTCGTCGGCGAGTGCAGACAGCGATACCGATTCCATTTACTTCCTGCAGTGTTCAAAAGTTAAGCAGCAGTGCGCCACCCGTGAGTAGCGCCGACACCTTGACGACTTCGAAGACGACGTAGGCGTAGTGCGCGTGTGATCGCCCGGCCTCGGCCTGGCTGGCGTCGGCCAGAACCGCATCTGTGCGACGCATCAGGGCCGGACGCACGGCGATCACCTGGATCAGCAACGCAGCGATGGCCACCACGACAGCGGCGATGGCACCGACACCGGGCGCGCCGACCACGAAGGCGATCACGATGACCGTCGCCAGCACGGCTTCGCAGATGTTGAGCGCCCGAAAGACCAGCCGGCCGATACCCAACCCGAGCGGGATGGTGATCCCGGGGGCACGGAACTTTAGCGGCGCTTCGAGAAATGAGATGGCCAGCACCATGCCCAGCCAGACGAACCACGCTGCCACCGCGACCGCCATCCAGTGCGCCACCGCGTCCACCTACTGCCAATCCGCTGCGAGTTCGGCCACCCAGTCACCAGCGTGCGCCGGGTCATCCGGCGGCGACGCAACCAGAACCAGTTCGTCGACGCCCAATTGTGCCAGACGCCCGGCGCCCGCCGGATTCGGTTGGCGCAGTGCGACTGCCCTATGCAGTCCGGCTCGATCACGTCCCGCTTCCCGGCACAACTGGCGTAAGGTCGTCACCTGCTCAGCGACATCGTCGGCGGTACCAGCAGCTCGCCGCTCGAACGGCATGACGCCGCGGTCATCCAGGCGGTCGCCACCACAACGATCGGAATCGCCACCGGCGTCGCGGCGGCTCATCACCGGCGCGCCGACCCGGTCAGCGGCGTCCATTGCTTAGACAGCTTACAAACCCTACCGACTGGGTATCGCGGGTGCCCGGCCGCAGCCGACCTGTAAACACATGGAGATGCACAGAGTGGTACGCGGTGATCCCTCACGCGACCAACCGATCCGGATGCCTAGCGAGAATCGACCGCCGCTGAGCTTATCCAGGCTGGCGGCTTGCTTGGCCACGAGCCTATGCGCGCACCTCATGACCCACGGCGACTCAACCGCGTCGGTTTTGCCGGAGCCGGCAACCGACCGATTTCGTTGCTGCTGATCGAAGACGACCAAGCCGACGCCATCCCGGTCGAAGAGTTGATCGACGACGCCGGCACCGGCATCAGCGTCGAATGGGCGGCATCGATGGCGATTGCCGCCGAGAAGTTGACGCATCACCGGCCCGATTGCGTGCTCCTTGATCTCAATCTGCCGCATACGAATGGTATTTCGGCGGTCGACCGCGTCACCAAACTCGATGCCACCCTGCCGATCGTGGTGTTCACGGGGCTAAACGACGAACACTTCGGCTAAACGACGAACACTTCGGCATCTACGCGATGGCCTCCGGCGCTCAGGACTACCACGTCAGAGGGCACGTAGAACCCGAGACATTGCACCGCTCAGTGCTTTACGCCATCGAACGCAAGCGGACGGAGCTGATCTCCGTCGACCTGCACACTAGCCAGGTGCGCGCTCAGGAGAACGCTCGGCTGGAGCGAGCACTACTGCCGTTACCGCTGCTCGACGAGAACCCCGGCGTCGATATCGTGACGCAGTACCGGCCCAGCCGCGAGAACGCGCTGCTCGGCGGTGACTTCTAACGACATGGTACCGACGCCGGACGGCACCGTGCACGTCATGGTCGGCGGCGTCGCCGGTCACGGCCCCGACGAAGCGGCGCTGGGCGCCGCGCTACGAATTGCCTGGCGCGCCTTCGCCTTCGCCGGACTTCGCGGTAACGACCGAATGCGGCACCGAACCGCAATCGGAAGGAACCGCTTCGTGACCGATAACGTTCGCGCGATCGACGTCCCGCGCAGCTACAAGCTGCACGCCAACGCCTACGTAACCAAGCCTGTCGACCTCGATCAGTTCATGAGCGCAGTGCGCCAAATCGATGAGTTCTTCGTTCAGGTGGTCCGGCTGCCGGGGGCCAGCCCCGCTGATTGCGATGGGTTGCTGTCTATCCCTTCGGGGGTAGCGATACATCCCGGCGGGGTCTGATCGATTCCGCTCCGCGGTGTTTGCATGGTGGTGGATCTCACCGTCAAGCCGGGAGCACCGATCGCCATGGGTTTTTTCAAGGACGCCGACGAACTCGACAAGTACATCGGCGGGGTGTTTCGCGAAGCGGGTGACCACCCGGAATCCGGTCCAAAACTCAAAGCAGCCAACATCGTCCTGCGGGTCATCTACACCGATCCCGACTTCGAGATGACGATGTGCTTTCACGATGACTACCAAGTCATCACCGGCCCCAACCACACCAAGCCCGACATCACGCTGTTGATGCGCGGCGATACCGCAGACCAATTCTGGCGCGGTGAGTACAACCTCGCCGTCGGCTTGGCTAAGGGACAGGTGAAGGCCAAGGGTCCGGTCAACAAGATCCTCAAGCTGGTGCCCCTGGCGAAACCGTTGTTTCCGATGTATCGCGAGAAGATCGCCACGAAGGACGACGCGAGTGCCTGAGACCATGCGGGCCGCCGTTCTGCGCGCGCCGCGTCACGTCGAGGTCGTGGAGATCCCGAAACCGGTGATGTCCAACCCGACCGACATTCTGGTCCGGGTCGAGCTGACCGCGCCCAGCGATCCGACGCCGAGCTGGACGGTGTTTCCCGACCCGTCAACGGTGGCCGAGGCCGGCTCACTGGTGGCGCCGATGCCGGGCGCGGTAGTGCGCATCGAAGTCATCCAGGGCAGCCGTGTGCAAGCGGGCACACCGGTGGTCGTGCTCGAGGCGATGAAGATGGAGCACACCGTGCGCGCCCCGGCCGACGGGGTAATCGCCGCCATCTCGGTGGCCGCCGGAGATCAGGTGGAATCTGGTCAGGTACTTGCCGTGGTCAGCGCAGACGAGACGGTATGAGCCTCGACTATCCGGGCCTGCTGGACGACTTGCACCAGGAATCTCAGGACCTCATCGCGTGCCTGCGAGAACTGGCAGCCGACCAGTGGGCCGACGCCACACCGGCACCGGGGTGGACCATCCACGATCAGGTCTCGCATCTGGCCTTCTTCGACCAGACCACCCTGCTTGCCTTGACCGATCCCGAGAAATTTCGGACTCAAGCCGAGCGCCTCATGGCCGACGGGATGGACTTGCCTGACCGCATCGCCGCCGAATACCGCAACATGCCCCCCGCGGAGCTGTTGCGGTGGTTCGTCGATGAACGGTTCACTCTGATAACCACACTCACCGCAGATGACCCTCGACGCCGGACACCCTGGTTCGGCCCCGACATGAGCGTCGCGTCGTCGGCGACGGCCCGCCTGATGGAGACGTGGGCGCACGGCCACCACATCTACGACGCCGTCAGTGTCGCGCATCCGCCCAGTCCCGGCTTGCGCAGTATCGCGCACTTGGGTGTGGCGACGTTCGGGTTCGCGCATGCCCTGAACGGGTTGCCCGTGCCCGACGAGCCGGTCCACGTCGCCCTTCACTCGCCGCAGGGCGACACCTGGACGTGGGGACCGACCGGCACCGCCAATCACATCACTGGCGCGGCTGAGGATTTCGTCCTGACCGTCACCCAGCGACGGCACTGGACCGAGACCGCGCTGGTCGTTGAAGGTCAGGTAGCACGCGACTGGCTCGACATCGCCCAGGCATTCGCGGGAGCGCCGAGCCGGCGCGGGATATCCCGATGAGCAGACCCGTCCGCATCGGGAACGCCTCGGCGTCCTCCGGTGACCGGCTATGCACGAACCTTTCTGACGCAGTTCGAACAGGTCGCCGTGGCATGCGCTGAGCGTGGCATCAAGATCGTGGTCAATGCCCGCGGACTCATGCCTCAGTTGGCAGAGCTGCGCCGGGCGGGCGTGCCATTCGCGCATCTCGATACCGGACGAAGTCTCCAAGACGCTGATGTGCAGCCGGTTTCGGCGAATGCGTATCTGGGTGGTTGGGGCATCGCTGCGGCCTTGTCGTCCGGTGCCGACATCGTGGTCACTGGCCGAGTGACCGACGCCGCCCTGGTTGTCTGTGTCGGATCCTGTTGGCACGGCTGGGCTCGCAGGGACCACGACGCGTTGGCCGGCGCTGTGGCTGCCGGTCACATCATCGAGTGCGGCCCGCAGGCCACCGGCGGGAATTACGCACAGCTGCATGAGATCCGCGATCGACGCTACCCAGGCTCACCCATCGCCGAACTGGCCTGCGACGGCAGCTTCGTCATCACCAAGCCCGCCAACACGGGAGGACTGGTCTCGTCCGGCACTGTCATCGCGCAGCTCCTCTACGAGGTCGGCTCCCCGCGCTACCTAAACCCGGATGTGGTGGCGCACTTCGACACCCTGGCAGTCACCCAGGAGGGCCCAGACCGCGTCCGGATCAGCGGAACCAAGGGGTCACCGCCGCCGTCGACCCTCAAGGCGGCCATGAGTTATGTCGGCGGCTATCGCATGCTGACAGGACTGGACATCGAAGAGAAAGCCGCTTGGGCGGTCGATGGGCTCTTCGCACTGCTCGGTGGGCGCGATCAGAACGGCGAGGTGGACGTCCATCTCCTCCGCTACGACACGCCCGATCCGACATCGATGCCGGAGGCGACTGCGCACCTGACAGTCACGGTCGAGGACCGCGATAGAGCCGCAGTCGATCGCGGGTTCTTCAACGCGGTTGTCGAACTCGATGTGGCCGGATATCCGGGATTCCACAGCACGACGCCTCCGTCCTCGGCGAATGAGTCCGGCGTCTACTGGCCAACGCTGGTGCCGA
This window contains:
- a CDS encoding acetyl-CoA carboxylase biotin carboxyl carrier protein subunit gives rise to the protein MPETMRAAVLRAPRHVEVVEIPKPVMSNPTDILVRVELTAPSDPTPSWTVFPDPSTVAEAGSLVAPMPGAVVRIEVIQGSRVQAGTPVVVLEAMKMEHTVRAPADGVIAAISVAAGDQVESGQVLAVVSADETV
- a CDS encoding TIGR03084 family metal-binding protein, yielding MSLDYPGLLDDLHQESQDLIACLRELAADQWADATPAPGWTIHDQVSHLAFFDQTTLLALTDPEKFRTQAERLMADGMDLPDRIAAEYRNMPPAELLRWFVDERFTLITTLTADDPRRRTPWFGPDMSVASSATARLMETWAHGHHIYDAVSVAHPPSPGLRSIAHLGVATFGFAHALNGLPVPDEPVHVALHSPQGDTWTWGPTGTANHITGAAEDFVLTVTQRRHWTETALVVEGQVARDWLDIAQAFAGAPSRRGISR
- a CDS encoding SCP2 sterol-binding domain-containing protein; amino-acid sequence: MGFFKDADELDKYIGGVFREAGDHPESGPKLKAANIVLRVIYTDPDFEMTMCFHDDYQVITGPNHTKPDITLLMRGDTADQFWRGEYNLAVGLAKGQVKAKGPVNKILKLVPLAKPLFPMYREKIATKDDASA
- a CDS encoding acyclic terpene utilization AtuA family protein produces the protein MTGYARTFLTQFEQVAVACAERGIKIVVNARGLMPQLAELRRAGVPFAHLDTGRSLQDADVQPVSANAYLGGWGIAAALSSGADIVVTGRVTDAALVVCVGSCWHGWARRDHDALAGAVAAGHIIECGPQATGGNYAQLHEIRDRRYPGSPIAELACDGSFVITKPANTGGLVSSGTVIAQLLYEVGSPRYLNPDVVAHFDTLAVTQEGPDRVRISGTKGSPPPSTLKAAMSYVGGYRMLTGLDIEEKAAWAVDGLFALLGGRDQNGEVDVHLLRYDTPDPTSMPEATAHLTVTVEDRDRAAVDRGFFNAVVELDVAGYPGFHSTTPPSSANESGVYWPTLVPSHFVEHVVVHADGSREANPHSTSATEPTAAIPQPTYADPVIDAGPTTRRPLGTVVAARSGDKGGNAKLGVWTDTDERWVWLRNHPTADRFRELVGDGGDLPIQRYEFGNLKALNFVVTGFLGDGVASCTRPDPQAKALGEYLRSMHTDIPDRLLG
- a CDS encoding DUF190 domain-containing protein, coding for MSDNYLKLTTFFSDRQRAGSRLLADAMLDLYAERGVANSVMLRGIASFGPRRIVRSDESLTLSEDLPVAIAAVDTEAKISGLIDDVVGSTNRGLITLERARLYSGELPEDDDAVKLTVYVGRRRRINGAAAFYAVCDLLHRHHFAGATVYLGVDGTADGRRRRARFFGSNTDVPIMIIAVGSAAQAQRALPELEALMNEPLVTVERVQVCKRDGQLLTRPPALPAVDAHGRELRQKLTVHTDESTHHDGAPIHRVLVRRLWESEIVGGATVLRGIWGFHGDHKPHGDKLIQYGRQVPVTTIVIDTPEVIARAFDIVDEVTGRHGLVTSEMVPAQLILDGDVRRGATDLADYLY